In Topomyia yanbarensis strain Yona2022 chromosome 2, ASM3024719v1, whole genome shotgun sequence, one DNA window encodes the following:
- the LOC131681318 gene encoding androgen-induced gene 1 protein-like, producing MADLRIFLHLAAAFYFYYSIYGFAGIEFPPDMLPFGVKFGGMWKYLTIWNAVLQAIYFTVALINDLIGTNEISPRTKPISRKLKDYLFATFVFPGAMLVAITFWVIMTIDRELMLPKALDPIFPNWLNHALHTNIVLFVLLEVCTSFRQYPSRKDGLTGILSFGVCYLAWLHVIRHYGGVWVYGVLEVLNLPMRIAFFAAILGLSVGLYLFGELFNNAIWIRELWTLRSATKKSK from the exons ATGGCAGATTTACGCATATTTCTTCACCTAGCCGCAGCATTCTATTTTTACTATAGCATCTACGGTTTCGCCGGTATCGAGTTTCCCCCGGATATGTTACCATTCGGGGTCAAATTCGGTGGGATGTGGAAGTATCTAACCATTTGGAATGCG GTCCTACAAGCAATCTATTTCACCGTGGCCTTGATAAACGATCTTATAGGTACCAATGAGATTTCGCCGCGAACGAAACCAATCAGCAGAAAGTTAAAGGACTACCTATTTGCGACATTTGTCTTTCCTGGCGCGATGCTCGTAGCAATCACGTTTTGGGTTATCATGACCATTGACCGGGAGCTTATGCTTCCCAAAGCACTGGATCCAATCTTTCCAAA TTGGCTCAATCATGCTCTGCATACAAATATTGTGCTTTTCGTACTGCTCGAAGTTTGCACCAGTTTCCGACAGTACCCATCTCGCAAAGATGGTCTTACCGGGATACTTTCGTTCGGAGTATGTTACCTCGCCTGGCTACACGTTATTCGTCACTACGGTGGTGTTTGGGTCTATGGTGTGTTAGAAGTACTTAATCTTCCCATGCGTATTGCGTTCTTTGCCGCTATTTTGGGACTTTCTGTTGGACTGTACCTTTTCGGAGAGTTGTTCAACAACGCTATCTGGATTCGAGAGCTCTGGACACTGAGATCCGCCACCAAGAAGTCGAAATAA